In a single window of the Frondihabitans peucedani genome:
- a CDS encoding sugar ABC transporter substrate-binding protein — translation MHKRLRTIVAAAVTTVAVTAALAGCSSGSTSSSGGGNADAVTAALKKGGSLTYWSWTPSGAAQVKAFEKAYPKVKVKLVNAGTGNDEYTKLQNAIKAGSGAPDVAQIEYYAMPQFALAGSLSDLSQYGFDSLKSKYTSGTWGSVDLDGKLYGLPQDSGPMAMFYNKTVFDKYGLSVPKTWDEYLADAKKLHAANPDAYLTSDTGDAGFTTSMIWQAGGTPFKTDGTKVTVNLQDAGSKKWADTWSTLVENKLLAPTPGFTDDWYKQLANGDIATQITGAWFPGVIESGAKAGSGDWRVAPIPTYDGTTAVTAENGGGAQAVLKQSKNQALAAGFVKWLNSSTESVDTFLASGGFPSTTSTLKSSDFLATKPDYFGQQDINTVLAGASDSVKSGWSYLPFQVYANSIYADTVGQSYQNNGDLNAGLKAWQAAIVKYGNQQGFTVTSK, via the coding sequence GTGCACAAGCGCTTGCGGACCATCGTGGCGGCCGCCGTCACCACCGTCGCCGTGACAGCAGCCCTCGCCGGCTGCTCGTCCGGCTCCACCTCCTCCTCGGGCGGCGGCAACGCCGACGCCGTCACCGCAGCCCTCAAGAAGGGCGGGTCGCTGACCTACTGGTCGTGGACCCCTTCGGGTGCCGCCCAGGTCAAGGCGTTCGAGAAGGCCTACCCCAAGGTCAAGGTGAAGCTCGTCAACGCCGGCACCGGCAACGACGAGTACACCAAGCTGCAGAACGCGATCAAGGCAGGATCGGGCGCCCCCGACGTCGCCCAGATCGAGTACTACGCGATGCCGCAGTTCGCTCTGGCCGGCTCGCTTAGCGACCTGTCGCAGTACGGCTTCGACTCGCTGAAGAGCAAGTACACCTCCGGCACCTGGGGCTCCGTCGACCTCGACGGCAAGCTGTACGGCCTGCCGCAGGACTCCGGCCCCATGGCGATGTTCTACAACAAGACCGTGTTCGACAAGTACGGCCTGTCGGTGCCGAAGACGTGGGACGAGTACCTCGCCGACGCCAAGAAGCTGCACGCGGCCAACCCGGACGCCTACCTCACCAGCGACACCGGCGACGCGGGCTTCACCACCAGCATGATCTGGCAGGCCGGCGGGACCCCCTTCAAGACCGACGGCACCAAGGTGACCGTCAACCTGCAGGACGCAGGATCGAAGAAGTGGGCCGACACCTGGAGCACGCTCGTCGAGAACAAGCTCCTCGCTCCGACCCCCGGCTTCACCGACGACTGGTACAAGCAGCTCGCCAACGGCGACATCGCCACCCAGATCACCGGCGCCTGGTTCCCCGGCGTCATCGAGTCGGGCGCCAAGGCCGGCTCCGGAGACTGGCGCGTGGCCCCGATCCCGACCTATGACGGCACCACCGCTGTCACGGCCGAGAACGGCGGCGGTGCGCAGGCCGTGCTGAAGCAGTCGAAGAACCAGGCTCTCGCTGCCGGCTTCGTCAAGTGGCTCAACTCGTCGACCGAGAGCGTCGACACGTTCCTCGCCTCCGGCGGCTTCCCGTCGACCACCTCGACCCTGAAGTCGTCCGACTTCCTGGCGACGAAGCCCGACTACTTCGGCCAGCAGGACATCAACACCGTCCTCGCCGGAGCGTCGGACTCGGTCAAGAGCGGCTGGTCGTACCTGCCCTTCCAGGTCTACGCGAACAGCATCTACGCCGACACCGTCGGCCAGTCGTACCAGAACAACGGCGACCTCAACGCGGGCCTCAAGGCCTGGCAGGCTGCCATCGTGAAGTACGGCAACCAGCAGGGATTCACCGTCACCAGCAAGTAG
- a CDS encoding carbohydrate ABC transporter permease codes for MSTLTRPVVPAPGARPGRTPRRIRPGKNDGSGLREKKSLPMTAIMVVFLVYSFAPLFYLIVNSTKSQDDLLSTFGLWFGNGFDLFANIRDVFTYNGGIFLQWFGNTLLYVVVGAGGATFLATIAGYGLAKFRFVGRRAVFAVVLGSIAIPGTALAVPTFLLFSKLGLTNTPWAIILPSLISPFGMYLVWTYAVDAIPTELLEAARMDGASELRIFFTIAVKLLTPGIVTVLLFSVVAVWNNYFLPLIMLSDPRLYPLTVGLNQWSQQAQGVAAHPIYNLVVTGALITIIPIVVVFLLLQRYWQSGLGAGGVKE; via the coding sequence ATGAGCACCCTGACCCGTCCTGTCGTCCCCGCCCCCGGGGCCCGCCCCGGCCGCACCCCGCGCCGTATCCGCCCCGGCAAGAACGACGGCAGCGGCCTCCGCGAGAAGAAGTCGCTCCCGATGACCGCGATCATGGTCGTCTTCCTGGTCTACTCGTTCGCGCCGCTGTTCTACCTCATCGTCAACTCGACGAAGTCGCAGGACGACCTCCTGTCGACCTTCGGCCTCTGGTTCGGCAACGGCTTCGACCTGTTCGCCAACATCCGCGACGTCTTCACCTATAACGGCGGCATCTTCCTGCAGTGGTTCGGCAACACGCTGCTGTACGTCGTCGTCGGCGCCGGCGGGGCGACGTTCCTCGCGACCATCGCGGGCTACGGCCTGGCCAAGTTCCGCTTCGTCGGGCGTCGAGCGGTCTTCGCCGTCGTCCTCGGCTCGATCGCGATCCCCGGCACCGCCCTGGCCGTCCCGACCTTCCTGCTGTTCTCGAAACTGGGGCTGACCAACACGCCGTGGGCGATCATCCTGCCCTCGCTGATCAGTCCGTTCGGCATGTACCTGGTGTGGACCTACGCGGTCGACGCGATCCCGACCGAGCTCCTCGAGGCCGCCCGCATGGACGGCGCCAGCGAGCTCCGGATCTTCTTCACCATCGCGGTCAAGCTGCTCACGCCCGGCATCGTCACCGTCCTGCTCTTCTCGGTCGTCGCCGTCTGGAACAACTACTTCCTGCCCCTGATCATGCTGAGCGATCCACGGCTGTATCCATTGACCGTCGGATTGAACCAGTGGAGTCAGCAGGCCCAGGGAGTCGCTGCTCACCCGATCTACAACCTCGTCGTGACGGGCGCGCTCATCACGATCATCCCAATCGTCGTCGTTTTCCTCCTGCTGCAGCGCTACTGGCAGTCGGGCCTCGGCGCCGGAGGCGTCAAGGAGTAG
- a CDS encoding sugar ABC transporter permease — protein sequence MTASDTAPTPAPVARRRKRGKQTGWLFVAPFMVVLVAMLIVPIGYALYLSLFRDQLIGGNHFVGLANYVQLVQDSKFWSGFVRVLVFLVIQVPIMLVLALIAALALDSARVHAAGFFRIAIFLPYAVPGVVAALIWGFIYGPQFGLTGSFNSAIGIDLLQPFTPTWILTSIGNIVTWEFLGYNMIIFFAALRVVPTDLYEAAALDGAGSLRTILSIKLPALRGSIVIATIFSIIGSFQLFNEPNLLKSLAPNVIGTFFTPNMYAYNLSFAGQQFNYSATVAIVMGIITAVIAYVVQVRGTRSENR from the coding sequence ATGACAGCCAGCGACACGGCGCCGACCCCGGCACCCGTCGCGCGACGCCGAAAGCGGGGCAAGCAGACCGGCTGGCTGTTCGTAGCCCCGTTCATGGTGGTGCTCGTCGCCATGCTGATCGTGCCGATCGGCTACGCCCTCTACCTGAGCCTCTTCCGCGACCAGCTCATCGGCGGCAACCACTTCGTCGGGCTCGCGAACTACGTCCAGCTCGTCCAAGACTCGAAGTTCTGGAGCGGCTTCGTCCGGGTCCTCGTCTTCCTGGTCATCCAGGTGCCGATCATGCTGGTGCTGGCCCTCATCGCAGCACTCGCCCTCGACAGCGCCCGGGTGCACGCGGCCGGCTTCTTCCGCATCGCGATCTTCCTGCCCTACGCCGTCCCCGGCGTCGTCGCGGCGCTCATCTGGGGCTTCATCTACGGCCCGCAGTTCGGCCTGACCGGCTCGTTCAACAGCGCGATCGGCATCGACCTGCTGCAGCCGTTCACCCCGACCTGGATCCTGACCTCGATCGGCAACATCGTGACCTGGGAGTTCCTGGGCTACAACATGATCATCTTCTTCGCGGCCCTCCGCGTCGTGCCGACCGACCTCTACGAGGCCGCTGCCCTCGACGGCGCAGGATCGCTCCGCACCATCCTCTCGATCAAGCTCCCGGCTCTCCGCGGCTCGATCGTGATCGCGACGATCTTCTCGATCATCGGGAGCTTCCAGCTCTTCAACGAGCCGAACCTCCTGAAATCGCTCGCCCCGAACGTGATCGGCACGTTCTTCACCCCGAACATGTACGCCTACAACCTCTCGTTCGCCGGCCAGCAGTTCAACTACTCCGCCACCGTCGCCATCGTCATGGGCATCATCACCGCGGTGATCGCCTACGTGGTCCAGGTGCGCGGAACGCGATCGGAGAACCGATGA
- a CDS encoding LacI family DNA-binding transcriptional regulator, with protein sequence MPEAVPASKKASASDVALEAGVSMQTVSRVARGLENVQPATRDRVRAAMDRLGYSPNRAARALRSGRFHTIGVIMFTLSSYGNSKTLEAIAEAARESDYTITLLPVHQRTQGGVTGAFARLSEQAVDGVVIVIEADILAEHDLALPADVPVVVIDSSGQSSRPFIDTDQKQGTRLAVEHLLELGHETVWHVAGPEHSYSARRREAAWRETLVAAGRPVAEPLRGDWSAESGHRVGLDLASRPDVTAVFVANDSMALGLMRACHELGRPLPSTLSIVGFDDMTDSASFWPPLTTIRQHFDEVGRRAIDLLLREMARDADVSQVIVPTELVVRASSAAPPAVSGS encoded by the coding sequence GTGCCCGAAGCAGTGCCGGCTTCCAAGAAGGCGTCGGCCTCCGATGTCGCCCTCGAGGCAGGCGTCTCGATGCAGACCGTCTCGCGGGTCGCCCGCGGGCTCGAGAACGTCCAGCCCGCCACCCGCGACCGCGTCCGCGCCGCGATGGACCGCCTCGGCTACAGCCCCAACCGCGCTGCTCGGGCCCTGCGCTCCGGGCGGTTCCACACGATCGGCGTGATCATGTTCACGCTCTCGTCGTACGGCAACTCGAAGACCCTCGAGGCGATCGCCGAGGCCGCCCGCGAGTCCGACTACACGATCACGCTCCTGCCCGTCCACCAGCGGACCCAGGGCGGCGTCACCGGTGCCTTCGCCCGTCTGTCGGAGCAGGCCGTCGACGGCGTGGTCATCGTCATCGAGGCCGACATCCTGGCCGAGCACGACCTCGCCCTCCCGGCCGACGTGCCCGTCGTCGTCATCGACTCCAGCGGCCAGAGCTCGAGGCCCTTCATCGACACCGACCAGAAGCAGGGCACCCGGCTCGCCGTCGAGCACCTGCTGGAGCTCGGCCACGAGACGGTCTGGCACGTCGCCGGTCCCGAGCACTCCTACTCGGCGAGGCGCCGTGAGGCGGCGTGGCGCGAGACCCTGGTCGCGGCCGGCCGACCGGTGGCGGAACCGCTCCGGGGCGACTGGAGCGCCGAGTCGGGCCACCGCGTCGGCCTCGACCTGGCGAGCCGCCCCGACGTGACCGCGGTCTTCGTCGCGAACGACTCCATGGCGCTCGGCCTGATGCGCGCCTGCCACGAGCTCGGCCGCCCGCTGCCCTCCACCCTCAGCATCGTCGGGTTCGACGACATGACCGACTCGGCGTCGTTCTGGCCGCCTCTCACGACCATCAGGCAGCACTTCGACGAGGTGGGCCGGCGGGCGATCGACCTGCTGCTGCGCGAGATGGCGCGCGACGCCGACGTCTCGCAGGTGATCGTGCCGACCGAGCTCGTGGTTCGGGCGTCGTCGGCGGCTCCGCCGGCGGTATCCGGCTCGTAG
- a CDS encoding GAF domain-containing protein → MARRVLIVDGDTGSRRQAIYALLPAGFEVDVAEDTVEASSAIARQLPDLVVLGDSMVHPAGLAFVGRLMTSAATAPVPVLIVAKGDENQAAAARAGARAVLPGPLAGADLLAAVTDQIERPAPLPQAPSAVLDDPERLAAVEALRPDRAGNPDFDRFTHLTAKMLGVPVSTMVLIENDQQVYASQVGVGEPWASAGGVPLEYSYCQYAITTREPLRISDASKHPLVSNSPAVTELDAIAYVGIPLITSDGNAVGTLCAIDSQPRDWTDHQVGILNDLAGILTAQLDATLASGRTGRHGT, encoded by the coding sequence ATGGCACGAAGAGTCCTCATCGTCGACGGTGACACCGGTTCCCGCCGACAGGCGATCTACGCCCTCCTCCCGGCGGGCTTCGAAGTGGACGTCGCGGAGGACACCGTCGAGGCCTCCTCGGCGATCGCCCGCCAGCTGCCCGATCTCGTCGTCCTGGGCGACTCGATGGTGCATCCTGCCGGCCTGGCCTTCGTGGGCCGCCTCATGACCTCGGCGGCGACCGCGCCCGTGCCGGTCCTGATCGTCGCGAAGGGCGACGAGAATCAGGCGGCCGCTGCCCGGGCCGGTGCGCGCGCCGTCCTGCCTGGTCCGCTCGCAGGGGCCGACCTGCTCGCTGCCGTCACCGATCAGATCGAGCGTCCGGCTCCACTTCCGCAGGCCCCGTCGGCCGTGCTCGACGACCCTGAGCGGCTCGCCGCCGTCGAGGCGCTCCGCCCCGACCGCGCGGGCAACCCGGACTTCGACCGCTTCACCCACCTGACCGCCAAGATGCTCGGGGTGCCGGTGTCGACGATGGTGCTGATCGAGAACGACCAGCAGGTCTACGCCAGCCAGGTCGGCGTCGGCGAGCCGTGGGCCTCCGCGGGCGGCGTGCCGCTCGAGTACTCGTACTGCCAGTACGCGATCACGACGCGCGAGCCGCTCCGCATCTCGGACGCCTCGAAGCACCCGCTCGTCTCGAACAGCCCGGCGGTCACCGAGCTCGACGCGATCGCGTACGTCGGCATCCCGCTGATCACCAGCGACGGCAACGCGGTCGGCACCCTCTGCGCCATCGACTCGCAGCCGCGCGACTGGACCGACCACCAGGTGGGCATCCTGAACGACCTGGCGGGGATCCTGACCGCGCAGCTCGACGCGACTCTCGCCTCGGGGCGCACGGGTCGGCACGGAACCTAG
- a CDS encoding biopolymer transporter Tol, translating into MAHDASAGDPDGDGPDGDSTDAERWLVVNGRRWRRTDPSLPDDLVEALKSHLGRGRSGVRSAKRAGDDDAVAAARKRNGLAKHGLGERGPAWWDEPEEARLARALGALSELEALDGEPPAT; encoded by the coding sequence ATGGCGCACGACGCGTCGGCGGGCGACCCCGACGGTGACGGCCCCGACGGTGACAGCACAGACGCCGAACGCTGGCTCGTCGTGAACGGCCGCCGCTGGAGGCGCACCGACCCGTCGCTGCCCGACGACCTCGTCGAGGCTCTGAAATCGCATCTCGGGCGGGGCCGGTCGGGCGTACGGAGCGCGAAGAGAGCCGGCGACGACGACGCAGTGGCAGCCGCCCGCAAGCGGAACGGCCTCGCGAAGCACGGCCTGGGCGAGCGCGGCCCGGCCTGGTGGGACGAACCCGAGGAGGCCCGCCTCGCACGGGCACTCGGCGCCCTCAGCGAGCTCGAGGCGCTCGACGGCGAGCCACCCGCGACCTAG
- a CDS encoding spore photoproduct lyase family protein yields the protein MITPLLDVTRIYAEPAAAASARGLEILGRWPDAEVVPVESHWRIPELHGDEANVRRWVRIKTEALVLGEKKSIATRPNGRSADFIAPSLSNGCAMACVYCYVPRRKGYSNPVTVFTNSDQILRHVARHIHKQGEKTMPNQCDPAAWVYDLGENSDCSVDALISENVRDAVDLFRMSPTAKASFATKYVNRDLLDWDPRGRTRVRFSLMPAEVAKVTDLRTTRMSERIAAINDFVEAGYEVHVNFSPVIITPTWLDDWRALLTEVDDVLSDAAKQQLAAEVIFLTHNEPLHEVNLGWHPTGESLIWQPGIQETKRSQNGAENIRYRYDLKQRGVAELTALIAEILPYCPIRYAF from the coding sequence ATGATCACACCTCTGCTCGACGTCACGCGCATCTACGCCGAGCCCGCCGCGGCTGCGTCTGCGCGCGGGCTCGAGATCCTGGGGCGCTGGCCCGACGCCGAGGTGGTGCCGGTCGAGTCGCACTGGCGCATCCCCGAGCTCCACGGCGACGAGGCGAACGTCCGGCGCTGGGTGCGCATCAAGACCGAGGCGCTCGTCCTGGGCGAGAAGAAGAGCATCGCGACCCGACCGAACGGCCGTTCCGCCGACTTCATCGCGCCGTCGCTGTCGAACGGCTGCGCGATGGCCTGTGTCTACTGCTACGTGCCGCGCCGCAAGGGCTACAGCAACCCCGTGACCGTCTTCACGAACAGCGACCAGATCCTGCGTCACGTCGCCCGGCACATCCACAAGCAGGGCGAGAAGACGATGCCGAACCAGTGCGATCCTGCGGCCTGGGTCTACGACCTCGGCGAGAACAGCGACTGCTCGGTGGACGCCCTCATCAGCGAGAACGTCCGCGACGCCGTCGACCTGTTCCGGATGAGTCCGACGGCGAAGGCCTCCTTCGCCACGAAGTACGTCAACCGAGACCTCCTCGACTGGGACCCTCGGGGGCGCACGCGGGTCCGCTTCTCCCTGATGCCGGCCGAGGTCGCCAAGGTCACCGACCTCCGGACGACGCGGATGAGCGAGCGCATCGCCGCGATCAACGACTTCGTCGAGGCCGGCTACGAGGTGCACGTCAACTTCTCGCCCGTCATCATCACTCCGACCTGGCTCGACGACTGGCGGGCTCTTCTGACCGAGGTCGACGACGTCCTGAGCGACGCGGCCAAGCAGCAGCTGGCGGCCGAGGTGATCTTCCTCACGCACAACGAGCCGCTCCACGAGGTCAACCTCGGCTGGCACCCGACGGGTGAGAGCCTGATCTGGCAGCCCGGCATCCAAGAGACCAAGCGGTCGCAGAACGGCGCTGAGAACATCCGCTACCGCTACGACCTCAAACAGCGCGGCGTCGCCGAGCTCACGGCGCTGATCGCCGAGATCCTGCCGTACTGCCCGATCCGGTACGCGTTCTGA